The following coding sequences lie in one Psychrobacter arenosus genomic window:
- a CDS encoding response regulator transcription factor, with product MYKILIIEDNPDIVANIYAFFEPKGFELDNAHNGISGLALASSNRYDVILLDVMLPGMEGTKLCQTLREKWQDKTPILMLTARDTISDKVAGFDSGADDYLVKPFSLVELEARIRALIRRHQEEYFAQTLSVASLTMNIATHSVSREGQVLKLTPTGFKILQALMSASPRVVSKAELEERVWGEDIPSSDALRTHLHSVRQQLDKPFASPMLMTLPGVGYQLVPA from the coding sequence ATGTATAAAATTTTAATTATCGAAGACAATCCGGATATCGTGGCTAATATCTATGCTTTTTTTGAGCCAAAAGGCTTTGAGCTAGACAATGCCCATAATGGCATTAGCGGCTTGGCGCTCGCCTCGAGCAATCGCTACGATGTCATCTTATTAGATGTCATGCTGCCGGGGATGGAGGGCACAAAACTGTGTCAGACGCTGCGTGAAAAGTGGCAAGATAAAACCCCTATTTTAATGCTGACCGCGCGCGATACTATCTCGGATAAGGTGGCGGGCTTCGATAGCGGAGCCGATGATTATTTGGTCAAACCTTTCTCACTAGTGGAGTTAGAAGCGCGCATTAGAGCTTTAATACGCCGCCATCAAGAGGAATATTTTGCCCAGACGCTTAGCGTCGCTAGCTTGACCATGAATATTGCGACGCACAGCGTCTCACGAGAGGGGCAAGTATTAAAATTAACCCCGACGGGTTTTAAAATCTTGCAGGCTTTGATGAGTGCCTCGCCACGGGTCGTTAGTAAAGCAGAGTTGGAAGAGCGCGTCTGGGGCGAGGATATCCCGAGCAGTGATGCGCTACGAACCCATCTGCACAGCGTCCGTCAACAGCTGGACAAACCCTTTGCCAGTCCTATGCTAATGACCTTGCCCGGGGTAGGCTATCAACTTGTGCCTGCCTAA
- a CDS encoding Rrf2 family transcriptional regulator: protein MRLTNYSDYALRTLMYLAVMPADAELATIQDIADSYQISKSHLTKIIHQLAQLGYIESIRGKNGGIRLARRPEQINLGEVLRYTEPDFALVPCFVEARQANDKLEPRIEKDSRAAQVSCMIQPSCLLKNVFYEATQAFIAVMDSYTLADITQNGNRLWALLR, encoded by the coding sequence ATGCGGCTAACCAATTATAGCGACTACGCTTTACGAACCCTAATGTATCTGGCGGTGATGCCAGCAGATGCCGAATTAGCGACGATTCAAGATATTGCGGACAGCTATCAAATCTCTAAAAGTCATTTGACCAAAATTATTCATCAACTGGCGCAATTGGGCTATATCGAGAGTATTCGTGGCAAGAATGGCGGGATACGTTTGGCAAGGCGACCGGAGCAGATTAATCTGGGAGAGGTGTTGCGGTATACCGAGCCTGATTTTGCTCTCGTCCCGTGTTTTGTGGAAGCGCGACAAGCGAATGATAAACTGGAGCCCAGGATAGAAAAAGACAGTAGAGCAGCTCAGGTATCGTGTATGATTCAACCTAGCTGCTTGTTAAAGAACGTGTTTTATGAGGCAACACAAGCTTTTATCGCCGTCATGGACTCATATACATTGGCGGATATTACTCAAAATGGAAATAGATTATGGGCGCTATTACGGTAA
- a CDS encoding phosphoethanolamine transferase, which translates to MIITPPAKKSAMLKRLPAFVRNSLIYPQLLILFSAIFLVITANLSFYQQVLAIYPFAHNIGFIVSLTGLLFGLMWLILQLLCYRPTIKVVLITMVLVAAVCGYFTDAYGTIFDSNMLVNTLQTDHAEAMDLLAPGFIIRLLLLGILPAFIIAKLRLKPLTLKQAVVQKIAALLLALAVIAVSLLPFGDQYASFFRQHKAVRYYANPITPIYSAIKLGTDTIHDWRRPEGMIAHATDAKRLVATSSNADVNTSANASATTASKPKLMVFVVGETARADHIGLNGYARETTPLLAKQQDIYSFKDVQSCGTSTAYSVPCMFSYMDRDSYDMDAAEYNENVLDTLSKQGVNVIWRDNNSSSKGVADRVTYEDYKSDKLNPECDEECRDIGMLAGLDKVIKAPKDTLLVLHQMGNHGPAYYKRYPKAFEVFKPVCMSSELSKCDQQSVINGYDNAIRYTDYFLNSVIETLKTYQKDYDVVMVYVSDHGESLGENNVYLHGLPYSVAPRAQKQVPAIIWSPRDNHIDANSMANQLQQPVSHDYITPTLLQFFNITTQETAGKPTFFKGQ; encoded by the coding sequence ATGATTATTACCCCGCCTGCTAAGAAGTCCGCCATGCTAAAAAGATTGCCCGCCTTTGTCCGCAACTCGCTAATCTATCCACAACTGCTGATTTTATTTAGTGCTATATTTTTGGTCATTACCGCTAACCTGAGTTTCTATCAACAAGTACTCGCGATCTATCCTTTTGCCCATAATATAGGCTTTATTGTGTCATTGACCGGCTTGCTCTTTGGGTTAATGTGGCTGATATTACAGTTATTGTGTTATCGACCGACCATCAAAGTTGTGTTGATTACCATGGTATTGGTTGCGGCCGTGTGTGGGTATTTTACCGATGCTTATGGCACTATATTTGATAGTAATATGCTGGTAAACACGCTACAGACTGATCATGCTGAAGCTATGGATTTGCTGGCGCCTGGATTTATTATTCGGCTGCTGTTGTTAGGCATCTTACCCGCCTTTATTATTGCGAAGCTACGTTTAAAGCCGCTAACGTTAAAGCAGGCGGTAGTACAAAAAATAGCGGCATTACTGTTAGCTCTAGCAGTGATAGCGGTCAGTTTGCTACCCTTTGGCGACCAATATGCCAGTTTCTTTCGTCAGCATAAAGCCGTGCGTTACTATGCCAATCCTATTACGCCGATTTATTCCGCGATTAAATTAGGCACAGACACTATCCATGACTGGCGACGTCCCGAAGGTATGATTGCTCATGCGACGGATGCCAAGCGTTTGGTCGCTACTAGCAGCAATGCCGATGTTAATACCAGTGCCAATGCCAGTGCCACAACCGCTAGCAAACCTAAATTAATGGTGTTTGTGGTTGGAGAGACGGCTCGAGCCGATCATATTGGCCTCAATGGCTATGCTCGGGAAACCACGCCATTGTTAGCAAAACAACAAGATATCTATAGCTTTAAAGACGTGCAATCCTGTGGGACGTCCACCGCTTATTCGGTGCCTTGTATGTTTAGTTATATGGATCGCGATAGTTACGATATGGATGCGGCTGAATATAACGAAAACGTGTTGGATACGTTGAGTAAGCAAGGGGTCAACGTCATTTGGCGCGATAACAATTCTAGCTCGAAAGGGGTGGCGGATAGGGTGACTTATGAAGACTATAAGTCCGATAAGCTAAACCCAGAATGCGATGAAGAGTGCCGAGATATTGGCATGCTGGCGGGTCTAGATAAGGTCATCAAAGCGCCCAAAGATACGCTATTGGTGCTGCACCAGATGGGCAATCATGGCCCCGCTTACTATAAGCGCTATCCCAAAGCATTTGAGGTCTTTAAACCAGTATGTATGAGCAGTGAGCTGTCGAAATGCGATCAGCAAAGCGTCATTAATGGCTATGATAACGCCATCCGTTATACCGATTATTTTCTCAATAGCGTGATTGAGACCCTCAAAACTTATCAAAAAGACTATGATGTGGTGATGGTGTATGTGAGTGATCACGGTGAGAGTTTAGGCGAAAATAATGTCTATCTGCATGGCTTGCCATATAGTGTGGCACCGCGAGCACAGAAGCAGGTGCCCGCGATTATCTGGTCACCGCGTGATAATCATATTGATGCCAATAGTATGGCGAATCAGCTGCAGCAACCGGTATCGCATGATTATATTACCCCGACGCTGCTGCAGTTTTTTAATATTACTACGCAAGAGACGGCCGGTAAGCCTACCTTTTTTAAAGGGCAGTAG
- a CDS encoding PAP2 family lipid A phosphatase — protein sequence MIKPQLLPFYILLLLAGLATLLVEHSQLDLAISQLFYSDGQWLLAKGTQPYAFIFYDLPKGLLILLGLLLMLTLAYRYWQHSFTTDRLPETHTTTLAWPTLLTRTSSRELGYLLLTLIVIPSTIALLKGMTHVSCPNHLAVFNGDLPYLTIWQNILVNTPEKCFPAAHASAGFSLFGLAYLPRFRPQRRKIIIAVIIAGWIMGLYKMSIGDHFFSHTLVSMLLAWAGACGLAAFIFAKDKRAVKNYVGRWSHQNYRAPR from the coding sequence ATGATTAAACCGCAGCTACTCCCGTTTTATATCTTACTCTTACTGGCTGGCCTTGCCACCTTACTCGTTGAACACAGTCAATTAGACCTCGCGATTAGTCAGTTATTTTATAGCGATGGTCAATGGTTATTGGCTAAAGGTACGCAACCGTATGCCTTTATTTTTTACGATTTGCCCAAAGGGTTATTAATACTTTTGGGACTGCTGTTAATGCTTACCTTGGCCTATCGTTACTGGCAGCATAGCTTTACTACTGACCGCTTGCCAGAGACCCACACTACCACGCTAGCTTGGCCTACCCTGTTGACGCGTACGAGCTCTCGCGAATTGGGCTACTTGCTTTTAACCCTCATAGTAATCCCCTCCACTATTGCCCTGCTCAAAGGCATGACCCATGTCAGCTGTCCTAATCATTTAGCCGTCTTTAATGGCGACCTACCCTATTTGACGATTTGGCAAAATATTCTGGTCAATACTCCAGAAAAATGCTTTCCAGCAGCTCATGCTAGCGCTGGGTTCTCTTTATTCGGTTTGGCGTATCTGCCCCGCTTTCGACCACAGCGCCGCAAAATTATCATAGCGGTCATTATCGCAGGCTGGATTATGGGCCTTTATAAAATGAGCATTGGTGATCATTTCTTTAGCCATACCTTGGTATCGATGTTGCTGGCATGGGCAGGCGCTTGTGGGCTAGCGGCTTTTATATTTGCAAAGGATAAACGGGCTGTGAAAAATTATGTAGGGCGCTGGTCACACCAGAATTACAGAGCACCAAGATAA
- a CDS encoding NnrS family protein has translation MLQLQSPSERPSSPHPILNLSFRVFFAGGGVFAIITMLMWVFVFMGKTNIDAVTINPFYWHSHEMLYGYTLAIIAGFLLTAVKTWTGMMMPYGYRLLGIFSCWVVARVGWVMVGLGVGNPLLWLAMAAIADLAFMSWTALVITKAVLAVKQYKQMGIITKLTLLTLGNALCYWGIYSGDPDFVRIGIYLGLYLIIAIVLTIGRRVVPFFIERGISFEGSEKVQVKNSKVLDVLSLVLFLIFMIVDIFYPNKYLLTVSAAGVALVNSVRLLGWYHRGIWQKPLLWSLFLAFVGMCISFVLFAVQPWLGFNHSLAVHALTISGVGMMTVAMMSRVSLGHTGRSIHQPPKMVVPILLLMVGVFIFRVLLPLVAMDYYTVWLMMAQTSWILCFTLFCITYVPILAAPRPDKLFG, from the coding sequence ATGTTGCAGCTGCAATCGCCCAGTGAACGCCCAAGCTCACCCCATCCTATCCTAAACCTGTCTTTCCGGGTCTTCTTCGCGGGTGGAGGTGTATTTGCCATTATCACGATGCTGATGTGGGTCTTTGTCTTTATGGGTAAGACCAATATTGATGCTGTGACGATCAACCCTTTTTATTGGCACAGCCATGAGATGCTTTATGGCTATACTTTAGCGATTATCGCAGGTTTTCTGCTCACTGCGGTCAAGACTTGGACCGGGATGATGATGCCTTATGGCTACCGGCTATTAGGGATTTTCTCTTGCTGGGTGGTGGCGCGGGTAGGTTGGGTAATGGTCGGGTTAGGGGTAGGTAACCCTTTATTGTGGTTGGCTATGGCAGCTATTGCGGACTTGGCTTTTATGAGTTGGACCGCCTTGGTTATCACAAAAGCTGTGCTCGCGGTCAAACAGTACAAACAAATGGGGATCATCACCAAGCTGACGCTACTCACGCTCGGTAATGCGTTATGCTACTGGGGGATTTATAGCGGTGACCCTGATTTCGTGCGTATTGGTATCTATCTGGGTTTATACCTGATTATCGCTATTGTATTGACGATTGGTCGGCGGGTGGTGCCGTTCTTTATCGAGCGTGGGATTAGCTTTGAGGGATCAGAGAAGGTGCAGGTCAAAAATAGCAAAGTGTTAGATGTCTTAAGCTTAGTACTGTTTTTAATCTTTATGATTGTCGATATCTTTTATCCCAATAAATACTTGCTCACTGTGAGCGCGGCTGGTGTGGCGCTAGTGAATAGCGTGCGTTTGCTGGGCTGGTATCACCGTGGTATTTGGCAAAAGCCACTGTTGTGGTCGTTATTTTTAGCTTTCGTCGGTATGTGCATCAGCTTTGTACTATTCGCGGTACAGCCTTGGTTGGGCTTTAACCACAGTCTTGCTGTCCATGCGCTGACCATTTCCGGCGTGGGCATGATGACCGTAGCCATGATGTCGCGGGTCTCTTTAGGCCATACGGGTCGCAGTATTCATCAGCCGCCTAAAATGGTGGTACCTATCCTATTATTAATGGTCGGTGTCTTTATCTTCCGGGTGCTGCTGCCGTTGGTGGCTATGGACTATTACACCGTTTGGTTAATGATGGCGCAAACGTCTTGGATACTCTGTTTTACGCTATTTTGCATTACTTATGTGCCTATTTTAGCGGCGCCAAGACCCGATAAGCTGTTTGGTTAA
- a CDS encoding sensor histidine kinase: MRDSTSIANKLRCSYFIFAVLLCAAFVSIFVAAEIKVERALVESRLLQQLQLSQAQYGLQDIYVAEPGIKIYRFDVAPAALQKEVTTTVQEKPVMAEGHETSLHFFTYQQKQQRYILTYLQDTNLSPENYPVLAIFEYFEDIFDKALLAAIVLSLLVAILFSYLSSKQIIKPLLDLKSAVESDHQNLTQLTHLPSEVGVLARAIADKNHELAYYLKREQLFTGDVSHELRTPLTIIMGASEVLAAQLPSDSRLLTFADRINTTAKETSEIISALLLLSRAPEKLDAPLTSISTIANAEVERLSYLLRHKSVTCQVSATQDYTAYVRPELLKMALGNLIKNAFQYTDEGQVTVIIDADKIAVSDTGLGIPSEMVSVLYERFTRLEHSTTASSLNPNDSQHLTDETNSMGMGLGLSIVQRIMTHLDWRLTHEANSDGGSTFIIHYNSQPPAETNPIGQLH; this comes from the coding sequence ATGAGAGACAGTACCTCCATCGCTAATAAGCTGCGCTGCTCCTACTTTATTTTTGCGGTGCTATTGTGCGCGGCCTTTGTGAGCATTTTTGTTGCCGCAGAGATCAAGGTTGAGCGCGCGCTCGTAGAAAGCCGCTTGCTACAGCAGTTGCAGCTCAGCCAAGCGCAATATGGGCTACAGGATATCTATGTGGCGGAACCGGGGATTAAAATCTATCGGTTTGATGTGGCACCAGCCGCCCTACAAAAAGAGGTGACGACCACCGTACAAGAAAAGCCGGTAATGGCAGAGGGCCATGAGACTTCCTTGCATTTTTTTACTTATCAGCAAAAGCAACAGCGCTATATTTTGACCTATCTTCAAGATACCAATCTGTCACCGGAAAACTATCCGGTGTTGGCTATTTTTGAGTACTTTGAAGATATCTTTGATAAAGCGCTATTGGCTGCGATAGTGCTAAGCCTATTGGTAGCGATTCTCTTTTCTTATTTATCATCAAAACAAATTATCAAACCGCTGCTAGATTTAAAATCAGCCGTAGAAAGCGACCATCAAAACCTGACTCAGCTCACGCACTTACCGTCTGAAGTTGGGGTGCTGGCGCGGGCGATTGCCGATAAAAACCACGAGCTGGCGTATTATCTAAAGCGCGAGCAGTTATTTACCGGGGATGTGAGTCATGAGCTACGCACCCCGTTAACGATTATCATGGGCGCCTCAGAGGTGTTGGCGGCACAACTGCCCTCTGACAGCCGCTTACTCACTTTTGCAGATCGTATTAATACGACCGCCAAAGAAACCTCGGAAATCATCAGCGCCTTATTATTACTATCCCGCGCCCCAGAAAAGTTGGATGCACCGCTAACCTCGATTAGTACAATAGCGAATGCTGAAGTAGAGCGCCTATCTTATCTGCTGCGTCATAAGTCCGTCACTTGTCAGGTGAGCGCTACTCAAGACTATACCGCTTACGTGCGTCCCGAATTGCTAAAAATGGCTCTGGGTAATCTAATTAAAAATGCTTTTCAATATACCGATGAAGGGCAAGTCACGGTCATTATCGACGCCGATAAAATTGCCGTGAGTGATACGGGGTTAGGAATACCTAGCGAGATGGTCTCCGTGCTATACGAGCGATTTACTCGTCTTGAGCACAGTACTACGGCGTCCTCACTCAACCCTAATGACAGTCAGCACCTTACCGATGAGACCAATAGTATGGGGATGGGCTTAGGGCTCAGTATTGTACAGCGTATTATGACCCACCTAGACTGGCGTTTAACCCACGAGGCCAATAGCGATGGTGGCAGCACTTTTATTATTCACTATAACTCGCAGCCCCCTGCAGAGACTAATCCCATTGGCCAACTACACTGA
- a CDS encoding CopD family protein has protein sequence MLNHVLIAHLLGATIWTGGHLILTLAVLPKVLISRNIETLHQFEQQFEKVGMPALILQIGTGLWMAQRLLPDWHSWFALDNDISKLIAIKLVLLLTTVLVALHARFRVIPTLREQTLNWFAVHIVTVTLLAVSFVVVGSLFRTGLS, from the coding sequence ATGCTAAATCACGTTTTAATTGCGCATCTATTGGGCGCTACTATTTGGACCGGCGGGCACCTAATCCTTACCTTAGCCGTCTTACCAAAAGTATTAATAAGCCGAAATATCGAAACTTTACATCAGTTTGAGCAGCAGTTTGAAAAAGTGGGTATGCCTGCTTTAATCCTGCAAATCGGGACAGGACTGTGGATGGCTCAGCGCCTATTACCCGATTGGCACAGTTGGTTCGCACTAGATAATGATATTAGCAAACTCATTGCTATTAAATTAGTGTTACTACTCACCACGGTACTCGTAGCCTTACACGCTCGCTTTCGCGTTATACCTACCTTGCGCGAGCAGACCCTTAATTGGTTTGCCGTGCATATTGTCACTGTGACCTTATTAGCCGTCTCGTTTGTCGTAGTGGGCAGTTTATTCCGTACGGGCTTAAGTTAA